Proteins encoded by one window of Lycium barbarum isolate Lr01 chromosome 11, ASM1917538v2, whole genome shotgun sequence:
- the LOC132618494 gene encoding ribonuclease 3-like protein 3: protein MKEKKVEENRVSLYTPSSQNLHLVEEIIRNQLILDDDDNHVLKQWERLVEEVEEIIAYKFKNRDLLHQAFTHSSFEANCVSYERLEYIGDSVLNLLIAKEHYFDYPYLPPGKLTRLRAANVDTEKLARVAIKYNLHHYLRHKKPLLKRQVEEFRDAMLEYPLHSAGLIDPPKVLADIVESLIGAIYIDSNFCMDTTWQVVKDLLQPLITLVELQIHPVTKIYELCQKNGLRAEFVDTWEKTGEIEVFVDGKFVGKGESSGKKIFALNRAAHNAYYQVVRNLSVGAIVVDD, encoded by the exons atgaaagaaaaaaaagtagAAGAAAACCGTGTTTCTCTTTATACTCCGTCATCACAAAACCTTCATCTAGTAGAAGAAATTATTAGAAACCAATTAATACTTGATGATGATGACAATCATGTTCTCAAACAATGGGAGAGGCTAGTGGAGGAAGTGGAGGAAATAATAGCATACAAATTCAAGAACCGCGACTTGTTACATCAAGCTTTTACTCATTCTTCCTTTGAAGCAAATTGTGTATCATACGAGAGATTGGAATATATAG GTGACTCTGTTTTGAATCTGTTAATAGCAAAGGAGCATTATTTTGATTATCCTTATCTACCTCCCGGAAAACTCACAAGGTTGAGAGCAGCCAATGTAGATACGGAGAAACTTGCTAGAGTCGCCATCAAATACAATTTGCATCACTATTTACGTCACAAGAAGCCTTTACTTAAAAGACAA GTAGAAGAATTCAGGGATGCAATGCTGGAGTACCCATTACATTCAGCAGGTCTCATTGATCCTCCTAAAGTTCTTGCAGATATAGTTGAATCTTTGATTGGTGCCATCTATATTGACTCCAATTTCTGCATGGATACAACTTGGCAG GTGGTAAAAGATTTGTTGCAGCCTCTAATCACTCTAGTAGAACTCCAGATTCATCCGGTTACAAAAATTTACGAGTTATGTCAAAAGAATGGACTGAGGGCAGAATTTGTTGATACATGGGAGAAAACCGGAGAGATTGAAGTTTTTGTTGATGGAAAATTTGTAGGGAAGGGAGAATCTAGTGGAAAGAAAATATTTGCACTAAATAGGGCTGCACACAATGCATATTACCAAGTTGTCAGAAATTTGAGTGTTGGAgccattgttgttgatgattag